In the Euphorbia lathyris chromosome 5, ddEupLath1.1, whole genome shotgun sequence genome, one interval contains:
- the LOC136230137 gene encoding putative disease resistance protein RGA3 isoform X1: MAESESSLIIKIDNFLDKSISLLSIHCMEGIDKLEDQFSSLRAVVGDLEIQKLILSEPKMAMAEAAATLSELARQLELGYVTLDRLFNAKEVRNNIFSPRSRLALRLKKHHSIRVLGWILDRIRNRNGWRELEYYLLRSMKRVVNNSPPETNSATETADGRETDKKSLIEILVASSNNSDYVPVLSIYGPGGLGKSKLARTIFDHTLVVDEFDTRVWVYVGEEFNVQIIVEKMIECIVGSRTEDLSMETLKDLLEKLIFEKKFLLVLDDFMNIDDEKWNELMECLKLGGDGSRIIVVTRKQSIADKIGTLKSYELGGLSLNESLSLWDLDVPEGVEPLMVEQIKDKILRMCGNKPLEIKLIGKVLRYRTSETELVPFMQEVLRKLDDPIFQLETGDMKISPTLPLSYSYLPPQLQKCFLYCGLFPKSENINVQKLIHHWIAQQYIIRPKGVEESVEEIGLEYFYYLVRRSFLKEGERDELGNIISCNLENSMHDLAVSVAGLGHRMFRSSKIEHFDDIKTRHVSFLSHFNSKSTEKCSFDAHRLRTFLLLRQEILRSNEGKFRDSFSQDMFAKFKHLYVCDLHSSGITKVPSSIENLKCLRYLDISENDEIKTLPNSITKLHYLQVLNVSGCGMLMELPKKIRKLVNLRHLYCHRCWNLKYMPRGIGELSQLRTLSWFVVAEYSSLFPHIGGLEELGGLQNLREIEIRNLKYLKRGKSECEKAKLNEKQHLQSLALSWNHDEDDEGDAIDDDNGFDLVLQSIPNLKRLKVRDYKGANFPVGFSLLKNLVHISIKNCERCKRLPALDHIETLQCLSIGNLPSLVLIDYKEDNAGSNVALFKSLKKLHLSGCPNLKGWLKAENDTTVIGVEHFPSLSCAEIKDCPNFKPEFPIAQEKPSFEHASGGPFPETGVFKKLSRQSVKRTSAIIREMLQAVPHPDQPGEVLKSPIRWKTSATVQDVDSFPEELLKNLSSFQKLHINCCPKLLCVPQALQQCTNLQELEISGCPQLEARCGNENADDWPIVAHIPYIQINAQFIKWDDHFQSNHNKTPFLVRRSSRKDPKSGSVIAVSPDPLLEQNGLELQEVQRIRRAPPLPSITERRM, from the exons ATGGCCGAATCAGAATCCTCACTCATTATTAAGATTGATAATTTTCTTGATAAGTCAATATCCTTATTATCAATTCATTGTATGGAGGGCATTGATAAGCTTGAGGATCAATTTTCCTCGTTGAGGGCCGTTGTTGGAGATTTAGAGATTCAGAAACTGATCCTTTCCGAGCCGAAGATGGCGATGGCGGAGGCGGCGGCGACACTTTCCGAGTTAGCGAGGCAGCTGGAATTGGGATATGTTACCTTGGATCGTTTGTTCAACGCAAAAGAGGTACGCAACAATATATTTTCTCCTCGGAGTAGATTGGCTTTGCGTCTCAAAAAGCATCACTCAATTAGAGTCCTAGGTTGGATACTAGATAGAATTAGGAACCGTAATGGTTGGAGAGAATTAGAgtattatttgctgagaagtATGAAAAGAGTAGTCAATAATAGTCCACCGGAAACTAATTCTGCAACTGAAACTGCCGATGGGAGGGAGACTGATAAGAAATCGTTAATAGAAATTTTAGTGGCTAGTTCCAACAATTCAGATTATGTTCCAGTTCTCTCAATTTATGGCCCAGGGGGATTGGGGAAATCTAAACTAGCTCGAACCATATTCGATCACACTTTAGTTGTAGATGAGTTTGATACAAGGGTATGGGTCTATGTTGGGGAAGAATTTAATGTGCAAATCATAGTTGAGAAAATGATAGAATGCATAGTGGGAAGTAGAACAGAAGATCTTTCAATGGAAACACTGAAAGATCTCCTAGAAAAACTGATTTTCGAAAAGAAATTCTTGCTGGTTTTGGATGACTTCATGAATATAGATGATGAAAAATGGAATGAGCTAATGGAATGTTTAAAGTTAGGTGGAGATGGAAGTCGGATAATAGTAGTTACGCGTAAGCAATCCATAGCCGATAAGATTGGAACCTTGAAAAGTTATGAGCTAGGAGGTTTAAGTCTTAACGAGTCTTTGTCTCTGTGGGATCTAGATGTGCCAGAGGGGGTCGAACCACTTATGGTTGAACAAATTAAAGACAAGATTTTAAGGATGTGTGGCAATAAACCTCTAGAAATAAAGCTCATAGGAAAGGTATTAAGATATAGAACTTCAGAAACTGAGTTAGTTCCCTTCATGCAGGAAGTACTTAGGAAACTAGATGATCCCATTTTTCAATTGGAAACTGGAGATATGAAAATCTCACCTACCCTTCCATTGAGTTACAGTTACCTCCCTCCACAGTTGCAGAAATGCTTTTTGTATTGCGGATTATTCCCCAAAAGTGAAAACATTAATGTACAAAAACTGATCCATCATTGGATTGCTCAACAGTATATCATTAGGCCAAAGGGTGTAGAAGAGAGTGTGGAGGAAATTGGGTTGgagtatttttattatttggtGAGGAGATCGTTTCTGAAAGAGGGTGAAAGGGATGAATTAGGAAACATAATAAGTTGCAACTTGGAGAATTCAATGCATGATCTTGCAGTTTCAGTGGCTGGCTTGGGTCATAGAATGTTTAGATCTTCCAAGATCGAACATTTTGATGATATTAAAACCCGACATGTATCATTTCTCAGCCATTTCAATTCGAAATCGACTGAGAAATGCTCCTTCGATGCACACCGTCTGCGTACATTTCTTTTGCTTAGGCAAGAAATTTTGAGAAGCAATGAAGGGAAATTCAGAGACTCCTTCTCTCAAGACATGTTTGCCAAGTTCAAGCATTTGTATGTATGTGATCTGCATAGTTCAGGAATTACGAAGGTGCCATCTTCCATCGAGAATCTGAAATGTTTGAGGTATCTTGACATTTCAGAAAATGATGAAATCAAGACCCTTCCAAATTCCATCACCAAGCTACACTATTTGCAAGTACTCAACGTCTCCGGCTGTGGGATGCTAATGGAACTACCGAAAAAGATTCGTAAGCTGGTTAATCTTCGGCATCTCTATTGCCATAGATGCTGGAATTTGAAGTACATGCCTCGTGGTATTGGAGAATTGAGTCAGCTGCGTACCTTGAGTTGGTTTGTTGTAGCTGAATATAGTTCTTTGTTTCCGCATATTGGGGGATTGGAAGAACTGGGTGGTCTACAAAACTTGAGAGAAATAGAAATAAGAAATCTCAAGTATTTGAAAAGGGGCAAGTCAGAATGTGAGAAAGCTAAGCTGAACGAGAAGCAGCATCTTCAATCGCTGGCTCTGAGTTGGAATcatgatgaagatgatgaggGTGATGCTATTGACGATGACAATGGTTTCGATCTTGTCCTACAGTCGATTCCAAATCTGAAAAGGCTCAAGGTGAGGGATTACAAAGGTGCAAACTTTCCGGTTGGATTTTCTTTGCTCAAAAACTTAGTCCATATCTCCataaaaaattgtgaaagatgcAAGCGTCTCCCAGCATTAGATCACATTGAAACCCTCCAATGTTTGAGCATTGGAAACTTACCCAGCTTGGTGTTGATTGATTACAAGGAGGATAATGCAGGCAGCAATGTTGCTTTGTTCAAATCTCTTAAAAAACTCCATCTCTCTGGTTGTCCTAACCTCAAGGGATGGTTAAAGGCAGAGAATGATACAACAGTAATTGGTGTCGAACATTTTCCGTCTCTTTCTTGTGCGGAGATCAAGGATTGTCCCAATTTCAAGCCAGAATTTCCAATCGCCCAAGAAAAACCATCATTCGAGCATGCCAGCGGGGGACCATTTCCAGAAACTGGGGTATTCAAAAAACTGTCACGGCAGAGTGTTAAAAGGACATCAGCTATAATTAGAGAGATGTTGCAAGCTGTACCCCATCCTGATCAACCCGGGGAAGTTCTTAAATCTCCGATTAGATGGAAAACTTCAGCAACAGTTCAAGATGTTGACTCTTTCCCAGAGGAGTTGCTGAAGAATCTCAGTTCTTTCCAGAAATTACACATCAACTGTTGCCCCAAGTTGTTGTGTGTGCCTCAGGCCCTGCAGCAGTGTACCAATTTGCAGGAATTAGAAATCAGTGGCTGCCCCCAGCTGGAAGCAAGATGTGGAAACGAAAACGCTGACGATTGGCCTATTGTTGCTCATATCCCATATATTCAAATTAATGCCCAATTCATTAAATGGGATGACCATTTTCAATCGAATCACAATAAAACTCCATTTCTAG TACGCAGGAGTAGTAGGAAGGATCCAAAATCTGGGTCTGTAATTGCAGTATCTCCAGACCCTCTTCTCGAGCAGAATGGATTAGAGTTGCAGGAGGTGCAACGAATTCGCCGTGCACCTCCCCTTCCCTCCATCACTGAAAGAAGGATGTGA
- the LOC136230137 gene encoding putative disease resistance protein RGA3 isoform X2 gives MAESESSLIIKIDNFLDKSISLLSIHCMEGIDKLEDQFSSLRAVVGDLEIQKLILSEPKMAMAEAAATLSELARQLELGYVTLDRLFNAKEEVLRKLDDPIFQLETGDMKISPTLPLSYSYLPPQLQKCFLYCGLFPKSENINVQKLIHHWIAQQYIIRPKGVEESVEEIGLEYFYYLVRRSFLKEGERDELGNIISCNLENSMHDLAVSVAGLGHRMFRSSKIEHFDDIKTRHVSFLSHFNSKSTEKCSFDAHRLRTFLLLRQEILRSNEGKFRDSFSQDMFAKFKHLYVCDLHSSGITKVPSSIENLKCLRYLDISENDEIKTLPNSITKLHYLQVLNVSGCGMLMELPKKIRKLVNLRHLYCHRCWNLKYMPRGIGELSQLRTLSWFVVAEYSSLFPHIGGLEELGGLQNLREIEIRNLKYLKRGKSECEKAKLNEKQHLQSLALSWNHDEDDEGDAIDDDNGFDLVLQSIPNLKRLKVRDYKGANFPVGFSLLKNLVHISIKNCERCKRLPALDHIETLQCLSIGNLPSLVLIDYKEDNAGSNVALFKSLKKLHLSGCPNLKGWLKAENDTTVIGVEHFPSLSCAEIKDCPNFKPEFPIAQEKPSFEHASGGPFPETGVFKKLSRQSVKRTSAIIREMLQAVPHPDQPGEVLKSPIRWKTSATVQDVDSFPEELLKNLSSFQKLHINCCPKLLCVPQALQQCTNLQELEISGCPQLEARCGNENADDWPIVAHIPYIQINAQFIKWDDHFQSNHNKTPFLVRRSSRKDPKSGSVIAVSPDPLLEQNGLELQEVQRIRRAPPLPSITERRM, from the exons ATGGCCGAATCAGAATCCTCACTCATTATTAAGATTGATAATTTTCTTGATAAGTCAATATCCTTATTATCAATTCATTGTATGGAGGGCATTGATAAGCTTGAGGATCAATTTTCCTCGTTGAGGGCCGTTGTTGGAGATTTAGAGATTCAGAAACTGATCCTTTCCGAGCCGAAGATGGCGATGGCGGAGGCGGCGGCGACACTTTCCGAGTTAGCGAGGCAGCTGGAATTGGGATATGTTACCTTGGATCGTTTGTTCAACGCAAAAGAG GAAGTACTTAGGAAACTAGATGATCCCATTTTTCAATTGGAAACTGGAGATATGAAAATCTCACCTACCCTTCCATTGAGTTACAGTTACCTCCCTCCACAGTTGCAGAAATGCTTTTTGTATTGCGGATTATTCCCCAAAAGTGAAAACATTAATGTACAAAAACTGATCCATCATTGGATTGCTCAACAGTATATCATTAGGCCAAAGGGTGTAGAAGAGAGTGTGGAGGAAATTGGGTTGgagtatttttattatttggtGAGGAGATCGTTTCTGAAAGAGGGTGAAAGGGATGAATTAGGAAACATAATAAGTTGCAACTTGGAGAATTCAATGCATGATCTTGCAGTTTCAGTGGCTGGCTTGGGTCATAGAATGTTTAGATCTTCCAAGATCGAACATTTTGATGATATTAAAACCCGACATGTATCATTTCTCAGCCATTTCAATTCGAAATCGACTGAGAAATGCTCCTTCGATGCACACCGTCTGCGTACATTTCTTTTGCTTAGGCAAGAAATTTTGAGAAGCAATGAAGGGAAATTCAGAGACTCCTTCTCTCAAGACATGTTTGCCAAGTTCAAGCATTTGTATGTATGTGATCTGCATAGTTCAGGAATTACGAAGGTGCCATCTTCCATCGAGAATCTGAAATGTTTGAGGTATCTTGACATTTCAGAAAATGATGAAATCAAGACCCTTCCAAATTCCATCACCAAGCTACACTATTTGCAAGTACTCAACGTCTCCGGCTGTGGGATGCTAATGGAACTACCGAAAAAGATTCGTAAGCTGGTTAATCTTCGGCATCTCTATTGCCATAGATGCTGGAATTTGAAGTACATGCCTCGTGGTATTGGAGAATTGAGTCAGCTGCGTACCTTGAGTTGGTTTGTTGTAGCTGAATATAGTTCTTTGTTTCCGCATATTGGGGGATTGGAAGAACTGGGTGGTCTACAAAACTTGAGAGAAATAGAAATAAGAAATCTCAAGTATTTGAAAAGGGGCAAGTCAGAATGTGAGAAAGCTAAGCTGAACGAGAAGCAGCATCTTCAATCGCTGGCTCTGAGTTGGAATcatgatgaagatgatgaggGTGATGCTATTGACGATGACAATGGTTTCGATCTTGTCCTACAGTCGATTCCAAATCTGAAAAGGCTCAAGGTGAGGGATTACAAAGGTGCAAACTTTCCGGTTGGATTTTCTTTGCTCAAAAACTTAGTCCATATCTCCataaaaaattgtgaaagatgcAAGCGTCTCCCAGCATTAGATCACATTGAAACCCTCCAATGTTTGAGCATTGGAAACTTACCCAGCTTGGTGTTGATTGATTACAAGGAGGATAATGCAGGCAGCAATGTTGCTTTGTTCAAATCTCTTAAAAAACTCCATCTCTCTGGTTGTCCTAACCTCAAGGGATGGTTAAAGGCAGAGAATGATACAACAGTAATTGGTGTCGAACATTTTCCGTCTCTTTCTTGTGCGGAGATCAAGGATTGTCCCAATTTCAAGCCAGAATTTCCAATCGCCCAAGAAAAACCATCATTCGAGCATGCCAGCGGGGGACCATTTCCAGAAACTGGGGTATTCAAAAAACTGTCACGGCAGAGTGTTAAAAGGACATCAGCTATAATTAGAGAGATGTTGCAAGCTGTACCCCATCCTGATCAACCCGGGGAAGTTCTTAAATCTCCGATTAGATGGAAAACTTCAGCAACAGTTCAAGATGTTGACTCTTTCCCAGAGGAGTTGCTGAAGAATCTCAGTTCTTTCCAGAAATTACACATCAACTGTTGCCCCAAGTTGTTGTGTGTGCCTCAGGCCCTGCAGCAGTGTACCAATTTGCAGGAATTAGAAATCAGTGGCTGCCCCCAGCTGGAAGCAAGATGTGGAAACGAAAACGCTGACGATTGGCCTATTGTTGCTCATATCCCATATATTCAAATTAATGCCCAATTCATTAAATGGGATGACCATTTTCAATCGAATCACAATAAAACTCCATTTCTAG TACGCAGGAGTAGTAGGAAGGATCCAAAATCTGGGTCTGTAATTGCAGTATCTCCAGACCCTCTTCTCGAGCAGAATGGATTAGAGTTGCAGGAGGTGCAACGAATTCGCCGTGCACCTCCCCTTCCCTCCATCACTGAAAGAAGGATGTGA